The window ACGCGGCGCACAGGTAAGCTGGTGGCAGGTTCCGCCGGATGCCGCTGCCTTTGATTTTGCCCTATTGGAGCGTGGCTGATGACCCGGATCAGCATGGTCGGCCGTTTTCTGCTGCTGGCATGGGGGGCGCTGTTGTGGACGGCCGTCGTCCTTCCCGGCCAGTCGGCTGCCGCCCAAGAAACAAGCCCACAATCGGCCATCTCCACCATCTGGGGGCCGGGCATTCAACAGTGGGCGTTCCACATCGGCGTCTTGTCTCAGGCGCATGGTCTGGACCCCGATTTTATCGCCGCCGTCATCAATGAAGAATCAGACGGCAACCATCAGGTGATCAGCCAGAAAGGGGCGGTGGGGCTGATGGGCGTGATGCCCACCGGGCCGGGCATGGAATGGCGACCTTCCTCTGACGACCTGTCGAACCCGGCCATTAACCTGCGCTGGGGCGTGGCGATTTTGGCGGATGTGGTGCGCCAGGCCGGCGGCGATTTGTACGCGGCGCTGGCCGCCTACAGCGGCGGTTGGGCCAATGTGAACAATGGCGTGCCGCGCAGTTATGCGGTAAGCGTGTTGGATAGTTACGGCCGTGCGGTGGCCGCCCGCAGCGGCATCGCACCGGCCATCGCCAGCCAATGGACGGTTGCCATTAAAATCCCTTATGGCAATGTGCCCAACGCACCGCTGCTGGTGTTGGGCGATCAGCCAATTTCTGGCCTGTATACCTTTGGCGAACATATGGTGTTCGATTACGTAGACAGCGCTGGACGCGCTTACTATGTGGTGGGGTATGCCGTGCCGGTGGCTCTGGTATCGCCGGTTGAAAATAATACGGCCGTGTATGGCGACAGTGAAAACGTGGATGCCCATCTGCGCGTCCGCCTGGGCGACAATGACGCCGTTAAGACCCCATCCAGCAACCCACAAGTGCTGCTGGCCTGCCTGCCCAGCCTAGACCGCCTGCGCGGCCACGCCAGCACCCGCTGGTTTGCCCCCACAGACTGCCCGGACGGAAATAGGTAGCTGTCCACCAACTACCAACTATTAACTACCAACTATCCACAATGCCAACACCATTTATGCACCTACACCTGGCGGAACAGATCCGTTCCGCCGCCGAGACGCGCTTTGGGCGAGACGGCCGTCTCGCCACACTTCTGGCGCAATCCTGGCCGGCCTTCTACCTGGGCAGCGTGGCCGCCGACTGCCAGGATTTGGCCGGTATCCCGCGCACGGCCACCCATTTTTACAACGTCCCACCGGAGCCAGACAAC of the Candidatus Leptovillus gracilis genome contains:
- a CDS encoding transglycosylase SLT domain-containing protein, which encodes MTRISMVGRFLLLAWGALLWTAVVLPGQSAAAQETSPQSAISTIWGPGIQQWAFHIGVLSQAHGLDPDFIAAVINEESDGNHQVISQKGAVGLMGVMPTGPGMEWRPSSDDLSNPAINLRWGVAILADVVRQAGGDLYAALAAYSGGWANVNNGVPRSYAVSVLDSYGRAVAARSGIAPAIASQWTVAIKIPYGNVPNAPLLVLGDQPISGLYTFGEHMVFDYVDSAGRAYYVVGYAVPVALVSPVENNTAVYGDSENVDAHLRVRLGDNDAVKTPSSNPQVLLACLPSLDRLRGHASTRWFAPTDCPDGNR